Proteins from a single region of Corvus hawaiiensis isolate bCorHaw1 chromosome 6, bCorHaw1.pri.cur, whole genome shotgun sequence:
- the PPM1A gene encoding protein phosphatase 1A isoform X3, giving the protein MGAFLDKPKMEKHNAQGQGNGLRYGLSSMQGWRVEMEDAHTAVIGLPNGLDGWSFFAVYDGHAGSQVAKYCCEHLLDHITSNQDFKGPDGPPSVESVKSGIRTGFLQIDEHMRVISEKKHGADRSGSTAVGVMISPQHTYFINCGDSRGLLCRNRKVHFFTQDHKPSNPLEKERIQNAGGSVMIQRVNGSLAVSRALGDFDYKCVHGKGPTEQLVSPEPEVYEIERSEEDDQFIILACDGIWDVMGNEELCDFVRSRLEVTDDLEKVCNEIVDTCLYKGSRDNMSVILICFPNAPKVSPEAVKREAELDKYLESRVEDGV; this is encoded by the exons ATGGGAGCATTTTTAGACAAGCCAAAGATGGAGAAGCATAATGCCCAGGGGCAGGGGAATGGGCTGCGTTACGGTCTGAGCAGTATGCAAGGCTGGCGCGTGGAAATGGAGGATGCACACACGGCTGTGATTGGTTTGCCAAATGGACTTGATGGGTGGTCGTTTTTTGCTGTCTATGATGGGCACGCTGGATCACAGGTTGCCAAGTACTGCTGTGAGCATTTATTAGATCACATCACAAGCAACCAGGATTTTAAAGGGCCAGATGGGCCACCATCTGTGGAAAGTGTAAAGAGCGGCATCAGAACAGGTTTTCTGCAAATTGATGAACACATGAGAGTCATCTCCGAGAAGAAGCATGGCGCAGATAGAAGTGGGTCAACAGCTGTGGGTGTCATGATTTCTCCCCAACACACGTACTTCATCAACTGTGGAGACTCGAGAGGTTTGCTCTGTCGAAACAGGAAGGTTCACTTCTTCACACAGGATCACAAACCAAGTAATCCACTGGAGAAGGAGCGTATACAGAATGCAGGTGGCTCCGTAATGATTCAGCGTGTGAATGGCTCCCTTGCTGTTTCAAGGGCACTTGGGGACTTTGATTACAAATGTGTCCATGGGAAAGGTCCCACAGAACAGCTGGTCTCACCTGAGCCTGAAGTTTATGAAATTGAGAGATCAGAAGAAGATGATCAGTTCATCATCCTGGCTTGCGATGGTATCTGGGATGTTATGGGAAATGAAGAGCTGTGTGACTTTGTAAGATCCAGACTTGAAGTCACTGATGACCTTGAGAAAGTTTGCAATGAGATAGTTGACACCTGCTTGTACAAG GGAAGTCGAGACAACATGAGTGTGATATTGATCTGTTTTCCGAATGCACCAAAGGTATCACCAGAGGCGGTGAAAAGAGAGGCAGAGTTGGACAAGTACCTGGAAAGCAGAGTAGAAG